In Bradysia coprophila strain Holo2 unplaced genomic scaffold, BU_Bcop_v1 contig_24, whole genome shotgun sequence, one genomic interval encodes:
- the LOC119077595 gene encoding uncharacterized protein LOC119077595, with the protein MDKNNFPAKLTERLIHQVNQMMSSQTSKGNISYPLISRMEIAGTSLSADVSEINSPPPNANSTRIDTTITPAVQTQPKKNRFAGMAYIPGLTEAVAKQVGKYAPDLKIAPRPTNKVASIFSNMKHKLRPGQCSNVVYNIPCRNCPRSYVGCTCRRLDDRDVEHKKDVENMAKNNKKTALVYHVSTKKHQFDFANKEILKKVRSKRTIKIHEANKIILKGNSAVNFRKDAAHVSPMFYNLIVNSGKRRHVNPPRRRNDEMNLQQMFE; encoded by the coding sequence ATGGACAAGAACAATTTTCCGGCTAAACTGACTGAACGACTAATCCACCAAGTGAACCAGATGATGTCCAGCCAAACATCGAAAGGTAATATAAGTTACCCGCTCATTAGCAGGATGGAAATTGCTGGCACGTCGTTATCAGCCGATGTATCGGAAATTAACTCACCACCACCGAATGCAAACTCGACCAGAATAGACACAACAATAACACCAGCTGTTCAAACACAGCCAAAGAAAAATCGGTTTGCAGGAATGGCTTACATTCCCGGATTAACTGAAGCAGTTGCAAAGCAAGTCGGAAAATATGCACCGGATCTGAAAATAGCCCCAAGACCTACAAATAAGGTGGCCAGCATTTTCTCCAATATGAAACACAAACTCAGACCAGGTCAATGTTCGAATGTGGTGTATAACATTCCTTGTCGGAACTGCCCCAGAAGCTACGTAGGATGCACGTGTCGCCGGCTCGATGACAGGGATGTAGAACATAAGAAAGACGTGGAAAACATGGccaagaacaacaaaaaaactgcACTGGTCTACCATGTGTCCACCAAGAaacatcaatttgattttgcgaacaaagaaattctgaaaaaagtcCGGTCAAAACGAACGATCAAAATACATGAAGCGAACAAAATCATTCTTAAAGGAAATTCAGCTGTGAACTTCAGAAAAGATGCAGCTCATGTATCGCCAATGTTCTACAATCTGATCGTGAATAGTGGAAAACGCCGCCATGTGAACCCCCCTCGAAGACGGAATGATGAAATGAATCTGCAACAGATGTTTGAGTGA